The Papaver somniferum cultivar HN1 unplaced genomic scaffold, ASM357369v1 unplaced-scaffold_107, whole genome shotgun sequence genome includes a region encoding these proteins:
- the LOC113328448 gene encoding nuclear transcription factor Y subunit A-3-like: protein MQNIQGNESHQFSSHPASPSVVNSCSRSWWNSSVSQIPPSSMSRSTSLNVDTPPQHCQNANQLGAQHQDQDSSSSQSTIQSHHEMATRAGHAEDNGRQEEAQVKSFATQATPYFRLPPSQIDFNQSMTHLPYPYADPYYGAMVASYGAQPIHMPPDMVGNPTRVPLPLEIAEAGPIFVNAKQYHAILRRRQTRAKLEAQNRLVKPRKPYLHESRHLHAVKRVRGSGGRFLKQQTGASSPPNVVNTSELASQQTRGNLLESEIRQSEPANPAAPTTSYSDTTCLSYSEAPDHRLFSGYNHLQRLGSTSSQDSGSGDGMSYNGYQQFGVPVTR, encoded by the exons ATGCAGAACATTCAAGGGAATGAATCCCACCAATTTTCTAGCCACCCAGCATCCCCTTCCGTTGTTAATAGTTGTTCGCGTTCTTGGTGGAATTCTTCTGTGTCACAAATTCCACCATCTTCTATGTCCAGAAGTACAAGTTTGAATGTTGACACTCCACCTCAACATTGTCAAAATGCAAATCAGTTAGGTGCTCAACATCAAGATCAGGATTCTTCCTCTAGTCAGTCGACTATTCAATCTCATCATGAAATGGCAACTAGAG CTGGACACGCTGAAGATAATGGAAGACAAGAGGAAGCTCAAGTTAAATCCTTCGCAACTCAGGCAACTCCCTATTTCAGATTACCTCCTTCACAGATCGATTTTAATCAATCTATG ACTCACCTTCCTTACCCTTATGCTGATCCTTACTATGGTGCAATGGTGGCTTCTTATGGAGCACAGCCTATT CACATGCCTCCAGATATGGTTGGTAATCCTACACGAGTCCCTCTGCCTCTTGAAATTGCGGAAGCAGGACCAATCTTTGTAAATGCTAAACAATACCATGCAATCCTCAGACGCAGACAAACCCGTGCCAAACTTGAGGCCCAAAACAGACTTGTTAAACCTCGAAAG CCATATCTTCACGAATCTCGGCATCTCCATGCAGTAAAGAGGGTGAGAGGATCTGGTGGACGTTTTCTAAAGCAGCAAACTGGCGCTTCTTCCCCTCCCAATGTTGTGAATACATCGGAGTTGGCTTCCCAACAAACAAGGGGAAATCTATTAGAATCTGAAATCCGTCAATCAGAACCCGCCAATCCAGCTGCTCCTACCACGTCGTATTCTGACACAACTTGTCTATCCTACAGTGAGGCACCCGATCATAGGTTGTTTTCAGGGTACAATCATCTCCAACGTCTTGGTTCCACCTCCTCACAAGATAGTGGCAGTGGAGATGGCATGTCGTATAATGGGTACCAGCAGTTTGGCGTCCCCGTAACCCGATGA